The proteins below come from a single Microcoleus sp. FACHB-68 genomic window:
- the ruvC gene encoding crossover junction endodeoxyribonuclease RuvC, whose protein sequence is MQKRILGIDPGLAKLGFGAICCEPAAGGNFAGTVSALDFGVIQTPAGEEIGRRLCTIYEDLHTVIKQLQPDLIAIEKFFFYRMANTILVAQARGVVMLVIAQCEVPLVEYTPAQVKQALTGYGNADKLEVQEAVARELNLETLPKPDDAADGLALALTAWFQR, encoded by the coding sequence ATGCAAAAGCGAATCCTCGGCATAGATCCAGGGTTAGCCAAATTAGGATTTGGGGCAATTTGCTGTGAACCGGCAGCCGGCGGAAACTTTGCCGGCACCGTTTCTGCATTAGATTTTGGAGTCATTCAGACGCCTGCCGGCGAGGAAATTGGGCGGCGACTCTGTACCATTTATGAAGACTTGCACACCGTCATCAAACAATTGCAACCCGATTTAATTGCGATAGAAAAGTTCTTTTTTTATCGCATGGCAAATACAATTCTAGTTGCACAGGCGCGGGGTGTGGTGATGTTAGTGATCGCGCAGTGTGAAGTGCCTTTAGTTGAATATACGCCGGCACAGGTTAAGCAAGCACTCACCGGCTATGGCAATGCGGATAAACTGGAAGTGCAAGAAGCAGTTGCCAGGGAATTAAATTTAGAAACTTTACCGAAACCTGATGATGCCGCAGATGGGTTAGCCTTGGCTTTAACGGCATGGTTTCAGCGGTAA